The genome window GAAGGCCCTAAAGCCCTTTTCTCCAATGTAACCCATACCAATATGCTCATGCCTATCTCTACCGCAATTTAGATCACCTTTGGAGTCGTTGAGGTGTACTATACGTAGTTCCTTCATTCCAATGATTTTATCGAATGCAGCAATTACGTCCTCTACTGTATCCTTGCTTCTTAGATCATAACCAGCGGCGAATGCGTGGCAAGTATCTAAACAGACGCCGAACCTCTTCCTCAGTTGCAATTGCTCAAGAATCTGTTTTAGCTCTTCAAACCTTGAACCTACGCTATTCTTTGTTCCTGCCATGTTTTCTAGCAAAACAGTTACATCATTCTTCACTCTTTCGGTAGCCGTATTGCAAGCACTTACCAAATTCTTCCTTCCAACCTCTGTTCCGGCGCCCAAATGGCTACCCAGATGAATGACTAGATATGGTAAGCCAAGTGTGCCGCATCTCTTTAGCTCATTTGCGAGCGTATTTAATGACTTCCTGTACAGCTCCTTTTTTGGAGTGGAGAGGTTAGGAAGGTAAGGCATATGCGCACATATGGCATGCTTATCTATTTTACTTGCAGACAGCTTCCTCTTGAAACTCTCGACGTCAGCTGGGTCAAGATTCTTGGACGCCCATCCTCTAGGATTTCTTGTAAAAATTTGAAAAGCTGTGCATCGAAGCGCTATTGCATTATCAACAGCCTTATTTATAGAGCCTGATATCGATACATGGACACCTAATTTCATGTCCTAAGCTAAAATATGGATCAATTTAACCATAACCAAACAAACTTTTATTGCTGCTTTAACAATCTTACCATATTTGAGCAAAATTGAGTTCGGCAAGGGTGATCTAGCAAAATATCCATTTCTAACAGAGGCGGGGCAGTACCTGAAAGAACTAGACTATAGCCTGGCTGAATTCGACGAACAGTCCAAGATGCATGTCATTGAACGTGCGTATGAGAGGATTATCACCGCTCTAGATGGTAACATATACAGAGAATTGGATGACCTAGATACCGAAGTGGTCTCGTTCTTGATTGCGCTTATAATGGTTCGTGCCCTAGGCGTTAGGAGCGTGAGTCGGAAATATTCTTTGGGTGAAGCCCGAAGGACAGAAATGTTCCTGGAACAGGAACTTAAACATGAGAGTGAAGAACGCATGCGAGCCATACTTACTGGAATTTTCAATGACCTGTTTTCAATAGACGTTATACAGGAGAATGGAAAATTCAAGGTTAAGGTTGCTGACTATCTAAAGCGCGCATCGTACTTTCATGATAACCACTGGAAGTTGGTAAACCGTACAGTTAACAATGGATTTGTATACTTAAATTCTGATGAAACGGTTAGGCTTATACGTGATGAACTTACTTTGTACATTTACGATAAGATAAACAAGATGGAGCTTAGACAGTTACCTGAAGCCATAAAAACTAAAGTGAATGAATTGAGAAATAGGGTTGTTAAAGATGCAGAATTCAAAAGGTATTTTACAACTACAAAATATCCGCCATGTGTAGAACATGTTTTGCAGGTGCTATCGAAGGGTGAAAATCCTCCACATTCTGCAAGGTTCCTACTTGCGACCTACATGCTTTCAATAGGTAAAACTGTGGACGAGGTTTGCAATTTCTT of Nitrososphaerales archaeon contains these proteins:
- a CDS encoding deoxyribonuclease IV, which codes for MKLGVHVSISGSINKAVDNAIALRCTAFQIFTRNPRGWASKNLDPADVESFKRKLSASKIDKHAICAHMPYLPNLSTPKKELYRKSLNTLANELKRCGTLGLPYLVIHLGSHLGAGTEVGRKNLVSACNTATERVKNDVTVLLENMAGTKNSVGSRFEELKQILEQLQLRKRFGVCLDTCHAFAAGYDLRSKDTVEDVIAAFDKIIGMKELRIVHLNDSKGDLNCGRDRHEHIGMGYIGEKGFRAFLANDEIRKRPLILETPVDGRRDDSGNLRKVRELVV